The Collimonas fungivorans Ter331 genome has a segment encoding these proteins:
- a CDS encoding sensor histidine kinase, giving the protein MSRALRYLLVVGGAIVCVLLFLLSSASSNTDFFDKHYTWLLGLNVLMAVALFLLVCLLLVRLYKRYKRRKFGSRLTAKLVLMFALVGILPGAVIYLVSVQFASRSIESWFNVHVETALQAGVNLSHAALDASLSDLSARARTLAAEWSELSNSAQATQLGRLSDQNVEASIVTANGQVIASVGGHLGTLVPSLPTAAMLQRARLPRGYAQLDSDLDAPGSSGKPVNGNDAANLRQRVIVAIPAPLRSSSLQNETHFLQMIQPVPSYLASNIGLVAAASAEYQELSVGRTGLRKMYTGTLTLTLLLAVFGAIVSGFLIATDLAKPLLLLAEGTKAVAEGNLSPRPIVATSDELGVLTQSFNLMTRQLYDARAAVEKNRSELENAKAYLESVLANMSAGVMVLDGDFRLVTSNQSVARILQYDFSPHIGQPLTIIDGLAHFAEVIINAFSEQNAQFATGKIGTELLHWQQQIEIPRRVDSGENSDSDDIILLARGSRLPVENRTGYVVVFDDISDVISGQRSIAWGEVARRLAHEIKNPLTPIQLSAERLQMKLEDKLMTQDAAILKKSTDTIVNQVAAMKRMVDDFRDYAKTPPAVLGELDLNVLVAEILHLYLAGDERDMIHASLAPDLPLIMGDATQLRQVIHNLLQNAQDAVLERADDVAPPRIDLVTERVSYQSSDGLSRTAVRLSITDNGSGFSPKILARAFEPYVTSKPRGTGLGLPMVKKIIDEHGGRIDLQNRSDTKGAKILILLLKLASNHDSAVI; this is encoded by the coding sequence GTGTCGCGCGCATTACGCTATCTGCTGGTGGTAGGCGGCGCCATCGTCTGCGTCCTGCTGTTCCTGCTGTCTTCGGCGTCCTCCAATACCGATTTTTTCGACAAGCACTATACCTGGCTGCTTGGCCTGAATGTGCTGATGGCGGTGGCGCTGTTCTTGCTGGTCTGCCTGCTGCTGGTACGCCTGTACAAGCGCTACAAACGCCGCAAGTTCGGCTCCCGGCTGACCGCCAAGCTGGTGCTGATGTTCGCGCTGGTCGGCATCTTGCCGGGCGCGGTGATTTACCTGGTGTCGGTGCAGTTCGCGTCGCGTTCGATTGAATCCTGGTTCAACGTCCACGTCGAGACCGCCTTGCAGGCCGGCGTCAACCTCAGCCACGCCGCCCTCGATGCGTCGCTCAGCGATCTCAGCGCCAGGGCGCGCACGCTGGCGGCCGAATGGTCGGAGCTGTCCAATTCGGCGCAGGCAACTCAATTGGGCCGGCTCAGCGACCAGAACGTGGAAGCATCGATCGTTACCGCCAACGGCCAGGTGATCGCTTCCGTCGGCGGCCACCTGGGAACCCTGGTGCCTAGCTTGCCGACCGCCGCGATGCTGCAGCGAGCGCGTTTGCCGCGCGGTTATGCCCAGCTCGATAGCGATCTCGACGCCCCCGGCAGCAGCGGTAAACCGGTCAACGGCAATGACGCTGCCAACCTGCGCCAGCGCGTGATAGTCGCCATTCCGGCGCCGCTGAGAAGTTCGTCCTTGCAAAACGAAACGCATTTCCTGCAAATGATACAGCCGGTGCCGTCCTACCTGGCTTCCAACATCGGCCTCGTCGCCGCCGCCTCGGCCGAATATCAAGAGCTTTCGGTAGGCCGTACCGGCTTGCGCAAAATGTATACAGGAACCCTGACCCTGACCTTGCTGCTGGCTGTGTTCGGCGCCATCGTCAGCGGCTTCCTGATCGCCACCGACCTGGCCAAGCCCTTGCTGCTGCTGGCCGAAGGCACCAAGGCGGTGGCCGAAGGCAACCTGTCGCCGCGGCCGATCGTCGCCACCTCCGACGAACTGGGCGTCCTGACCCAATCCTTCAACCTGATGACGCGCCAGTTGTACGACGCCCGCGCCGCCGTGGAAAAAAACCGCAGCGAGCTGGAAAACGCCAAGGCCTACCTGGAGTCGGTGCTGGCCAACATGTCGGCCGGCGTGATGGTGCTGGACGGCGATTTCCGCCTGGTCACCAGCAACCAGTCGGTAGCGCGCATCCTGCAATACGATTTTTCGCCGCACATCGGCCAGCCGCTGACCATCATCGACGGCCTGGCCCACTTCGCCGAAGTCATCATCAACGCCTTCTCGGAACAGAACGCGCAGTTCGCCACCGGCAAGATCGGCACCGAGCTGCTGCACTGGCAGCAGCAGATCGAGATTCCGCGCCGGGTCGACAGCGGCGAGAACAGCGACAGCGACGACATCATCCTGCTGGCGCGCGGCTCGCGCCTGCCGGTAGAAAACCGCACCGGCTACGTGGTGGTGTTCGACGATATCTCCGACGTCATCTCCGGCCAGCGTTCCATCGCCTGGGGTGAAGTGGCGCGCCGCCTGGCGCATGAAATCAAGAATCCGCTGACGCCGATCCAGCTCTCGGCCGAGCGCCTGCAGATGAAGCTGGAAGACAAGCTGATGACCCAGGACGCAGCGATCCTGAAGAAAAGCACCGACACCATCGTCAACCAGGTGGCCGCCATGAAGCGCATGGTGGACGATTTCCGCGACTACGCCAAGACGCCGCCGGCGGTATTGGGCGAGCTCGACCTGAACGTGCTGGTGGCGGAAATCCTGCACCTCTACCTGGCCGGCGACGAGCGCGACATGATCCACGCCTCGCTGGCGCCGGACCTGCCGCTGATCATGGGCGACGCCACCCAGCTGCGGCAGGTGATCCATAATCTTTTGCAAAACGCCCAGGATGCCGTGCTCGAGCGCGCCGACGATGTGGCGCCGCCGCGCATCGACCTGGTGACCGAGCGCGTCAGCTATCAAAGTTCGGACGGTTTGTCGCGCACCGCGGTGCGGCTGTCGATCACCGACAATGGTTCGGGATTCTCGCCCAAGATACTGGCCCGCGCCTTCGAACCCTATGTCACCTCGAAGCCGCGCGGCACCGGCCTGGGTTTGCCGATGGTGAAAAAAATCATCGACGAACACGGCGGCCGCATCGATCTGCAGAACCGAAGCGACACAAAGGGCGCAAAAATCCTGATTTTGCTGTTAAAGTTAGCCTCGAACCACGATTCAGCTGTAATTTGA
- the rpoH gene encoding RNA polymerase sigma factor RpoH: MKNPSVNTALMPTDTSALALGFSGTLGNIDAYISAVNRLPMLTHDEEITLAQQLRDKNDLGAAQKLVLSHLRLVVSIARGYLGYGLPHADLIQEGNIGLMKAVKRFDPDQGVRLVSYAMHWIKAEMHEYILKNWRLVKVATTKAQRKLFFNLRSHKEGLDAMTPAQVDALAKTLNVKREEVIEMETRLTGRDIALEAPTDDDDDKFAPIAYLSTEAQEPSKVLEAQRYDRMQSEGLESALSKLDDRSRRIVEARWLANDDGSGSTLHELADEFGVSAERIRQIEAVALKKMKGSLAAFA; this comes from the coding sequence ATGAAGAACCCATCCGTCAACACTGCTTTAATGCCCACCGACACCAGCGCCCTGGCGCTCGGCTTTTCCGGTACGCTGGGAAATATTGACGCGTATATCTCGGCAGTCAATCGCCTGCCGATGTTGACACATGATGAAGAAATTACTTTGGCGCAACAATTACGCGACAAAAACGACCTCGGCGCCGCCCAAAAGTTGGTGCTGTCGCATTTGCGCCTGGTGGTGTCGATCGCCCGCGGCTACCTCGGCTACGGCTTGCCGCATGCCGACCTGATCCAGGAAGGCAATATCGGCCTGATGAAGGCAGTCAAGCGCTTCGACCCGGACCAGGGTGTACGGCTGGTGTCGTACGCCATGCACTGGATCAAGGCCGAAATGCATGAATACATCCTGAAAAACTGGCGCCTGGTGAAAGTAGCCACCACCAAGGCGCAGCGCAAGCTGTTTTTCAACCTGCGCAGCCACAAGGAAGGCCTGGACGCCATGACGCCGGCCCAGGTCGATGCACTGGCCAAGACCCTCAACGTCAAGCGCGAAGAAGTGATCGAGATGGAAACGCGCCTGACCGGCCGCGACATCGCGCTGGAAGCGCCGACCGACGACGATGACGACAAGTTTGCGCCGATCGCCTACCTGTCGACCGAAGCGCAAGAGCCAAGCAAAGTGCTGGAAGCGCAACGCTACGACCGCATGCAGTCGGAAGGCCTGGAATCGGCCCTGAGCAAGCTGGACGACCGCTCACGCCGCATCGTCGAAGCCCGCTGGCTGGCCAACGACGACGGCTCCGGCTCCACCTTGCATGAGTTGGCGGACGAGTTTGGCGTATCGGCCGAACGGATACGCCAGATCGAGGCGGTTGCGCTGAAGAAGATGAAGGGTTCGCTGGCGGCGTTTGCCTGA
- a CDS encoding alpha/beta hydrolase, translated as MTSGLERQLTTADGISLFVADWAPADGVPVAGSILLMHGLGEHAGRYAHVIRFFNRCGLLVRSYDHRGHGRSGGPRGDAPDDTALLRDARLVLDDFNRQAQLDYPALAGNLPFLFGHSMGGLFAARFAVAAMAPLRGLILSSPGLALRLSRVQLGLLKLMSAVAPGLALPNGLDVDHLSHDPAVAKAYSSDPLVHNKITARLLNSMLRSGEFAQSQAHTLAVPTLLVIGGDDRIIDADGSRRFFTALPPAIVTFRDYDGMYHEIFNEIGAERVFADVRRWLEAQYLLQPPATVQPGLAEKLPI; from the coding sequence ATGACCTCCGGTCTTGAGCGACAGCTTACGACCGCGGACGGCATCTCTCTCTTCGTCGCCGACTGGGCGCCGGCCGACGGCGTGCCGGTGGCCGGCAGCATCCTGCTGATGCACGGGCTGGGCGAACATGCCGGGCGTTACGCCCATGTAATACGTTTTTTCAACCGCTGCGGCCTGCTGGTGCGCAGCTACGATCATCGCGGCCACGGCCGTTCCGGCGGACCGCGGGGCGATGCGCCGGACGACACCGCCTTGTTGCGCGACGCCCGGCTGGTGCTGGACGATTTCAACCGCCAGGCGCAGCTGGACTATCCGGCGCTGGCGGGCAATCTCCCCTTTTTATTCGGCCATAGCATGGGCGGCCTGTTTGCAGCGCGCTTTGCGGTAGCTGCGATGGCTCCGCTGCGCGGCCTGATTTTATCCTCGCCCGGATTGGCCTTGCGCTTGAGCCGGGTGCAGCTCGGCCTGCTCAAGCTGATGTCGGCAGTGGCTCCCGGCCTGGCCTTGCCCAACGGCCTGGACGTCGACCACCTGTCGCACGATCCCGCAGTGGCCAAAGCTTATAGCAGCGATCCGCTGGTGCACAACAAGATCACCGCGCGCCTGCTGAACAGCATGCTGCGCTCCGGCGAATTCGCCCAAAGCCAAGCACACACCCTGGCGGTCCCGACGCTGCTGGTGATTGGCGGCGACGACCGCATCATCGATGCCGACGGCAGCCGCCGGTTTTTTACCGCCTTGCCGCCCGCGATCGTCACATTCCGCGACTATGACGGCATGTACCACGAGATTTTCAATGAAATCGGCGCCGAACGGGTATTTGCGGATGTGCGCCGCTGGCTTGAGGCGCAGTACCTGCTGCAGCCGCCGGCGACAGTCCAGCCGGGCCTGGCGGAAAAATTGCCGATCTGA
- a CDS encoding DUF4390 domain-containing protein — protein sequence MPQFIKYWLLALLLALSFSPPSFASDGVELSQAHIEASDDGYRLSATFSFDLNRGLEDVVNRGVTLYFTTDVELTRPRWYWFDEKAITATQTIRLQYNVITRRYNVAINGSLQQSFSTLDEALSLIRRPSRWLIADKSALKQGEVYRVAVRMGLDLGLLSKPFQVNALNNSDWRFSSDWKSFNYKAE from the coding sequence TTGCCTCAATTCATAAAATACTGGCTGCTGGCCTTGCTGCTGGCTCTGTCTTTTAGCCCGCCGTCATTTGCATCGGATGGCGTTGAATTGAGTCAGGCCCATATCGAAGCCAGCGACGACGGCTATCGCCTGTCGGCCACGTTTTCCTTCGATCTCAACCGCGGCCTGGAAGACGTGGTGAACCGTGGCGTCACCTTGTATTTCACCACCGACGTCGAGCTGACGCGGCCGCGCTGGTACTGGTTCGATGAAAAGGCGATTACCGCCACCCAGACCATCCGTCTGCAATACAACGTCATCACACGGCGCTACAACGTTGCCATCAACGGCAGCCTGCAGCAGAGCTTCAGTACGCTGGACGAGGCCTTGTCCCTGATCCGCCGCCCCAGCCGCTGGCTGATCGCCGACAAGAGCGCGCTCAAGCAGGGCGAGGTGTACCGGGTTGCGGTGCGCATGGGCCTCGACCTCGGGCTGCTGTCCAAGCCGTTCCAGGTCAACGCCCTCAACAATAGCGACTGGCGCTTTTCTTCCGACTGGAAGAGTTTCAACTACAAGGCGGAATAG
- the rsmB gene encoding 16S rRNA (cytosine(967)-C(5))-methyltransferase RsmB, with product MTYSTLKKDSLAFSLLGAAQAIALVRDGAALPQALTQVFAQSAAPAPTRGAIQDIAYRTMRGIGRAETLLGNLASRPPEPTLLHCLLCAALCLLADVDDPAYENFTVVNQAVTAVSSDPQMAHAKGMVNAVLRRFLRERETLVAAAIKTPFGLWNYPVWWIDRMKAAYPQQWQAILTAGNAAPPLTLRVNRRKTSVAAYLDTLASHAITARQIGPDAIRLDTAMPVAQIPGFEDGLASVQDAAAQLAAPLLDLQDGMRVLDACAAPGGKTGHILESADVELTALDNNPKRLLRITQNLQRLQLEAKLQLGDAGTGSQGGDWWDGQLFDRILADVPCTASGIVRRHPDIRWLRRKTDTEQLATLSAKILDNLWQMLRPDGKLLLVTCSVWPQESEAQAAAFAARNNARRLPAPGQLLPTADAQHDHDGLFYALFQKC from the coding sequence GTGACCTATTCGACCCTCAAAAAAGACTCTCTCGCCTTTAGCCTGTTAGGCGCAGCCCAAGCCATCGCCCTGGTGCGCGACGGCGCGGCGCTGCCGCAGGCGCTGACCCAGGTATTTGCACAATCGGCAGCGCCGGCGCCAACGCGCGGCGCGATCCAGGACATCGCTTACCGCACCATGCGCGGCATCGGCCGCGCCGAAACCTTGCTCGGCAACCTGGCCAGCCGGCCGCCGGAACCTACCCTGCTGCATTGCCTGCTGTGCGCGGCCCTGTGCCTGCTGGCCGATGTCGACGATCCGGCTTACGAGAATTTCACGGTGGTCAACCAGGCCGTCACCGCGGTCTCATCCGATCCGCAGATGGCCCACGCCAAAGGCATGGTGAATGCCGTGCTGCGGCGTTTCCTGCGCGAACGCGAAACGCTGGTGGCGGCTGCCATCAAAACCCCGTTCGGCCTCTGGAATTACCCGGTGTGGTGGATAGACCGCATGAAAGCAGCCTACCCGCAGCAATGGCAAGCCATCCTCACCGCCGGCAATGCAGCGCCGCCGCTGACCCTGCGCGTCAACCGCCGCAAGACTTCGGTCGCCGCTTACCTGGACACCTTGGCCAGCCACGCCATAACGGCACGGCAGATCGGCCCCGATGCGATACGCCTCGACACAGCCATGCCGGTGGCCCAGATCCCCGGTTTTGAAGACGGCCTGGCTTCCGTGCAGGACGCCGCCGCCCAGCTTGCCGCGCCGCTGCTGGACCTGCAAGACGGCATGCGGGTGCTGGACGCTTGCGCCGCTCCTGGCGGCAAGACCGGCCATATCCTGGAAAGCGCCGACGTCGAGCTGACCGCGCTGGACAACAATCCCAAACGCTTGCTGCGCATCACCCAGAACCTGCAGCGCCTGCAACTCGAAGCCAAGCTGCAGCTGGGCGATGCCGGCACCGGCAGCCAGGGCGGCGACTGGTGGGACGGCCAGCTGTTCGACCGCATACTGGCCGACGTCCCCTGCACCGCCTCCGGCATCGTGCGCCGCCATCCCGACATACGCTGGCTGCGGCGCAAGACCGATACCGAGCAACTTGCAACACTTTCGGCAAAGATTCTGGACAATCTGTGGCAGATGCTACGCCCGGATGGTAAATTGTTACTCGTAACATGTTCCGTATGGCCGCAGGAATCGGAAGCCCAGGCAGCAGCCTTTGCCGCGCGCAACAATGCGCGCAGGCTGCCGGCGCCAGGGCAGCTGCTGCCGACCGCCGATGCCCAACACGATCATGATGGCCTGTTTTACGCGTTGTTCCAGAAGTGCTGA
- a CDS encoding DUF1840 domain-containing protein, with product MLVTFKSKASAEVIMFEHDAKRILDLLNKDVKIGVITAEEGAAAIAKLEAETSESRAHPASDSVQHDIAAHHNAAGDDSGHEPVQTVNFAAKIYPLLEMLREAHKHNDNVLWGV from the coding sequence ATGTTAGTTACATTCAAATCCAAGGCGTCGGCCGAAGTCATCATGTTTGAACACGATGCCAAACGCATCCTCGACCTGCTGAACAAAGATGTGAAGATCGGCGTCATCACGGCCGAAGAAGGCGCGGCAGCGATTGCCAAACTGGAAGCGGAAACATCGGAAAGCCGCGCCCACCCGGCATCGGACAGCGTGCAGCACGACATCGCGGCCCATCACAACGCTGCCGGCGACGACAGCGGCCATGAGCCGGTGCAGACAGTCAACTTCGCCGCCAAGATCTATCCCCTGCTGGAAATGCTGCGCGAAGCGCACAAGCATAACGACAACGTACTCTGGGGCGTTTGA
- a CDS encoding response regulator — MANILVVDDEMGIRELLSEILGDEGHVVTAAENAQQAREFRHGGVPDLVLLDIWMPDTDGVTLLKEWQRDGLLTMPVIMMSGHATIDTAVEATRIGALNFLEKPIALQKLLKAVQQGLSQGPKTARAPTLYPQPAAASGESNDTVVTAGVFNNPASSEAAHITTMPSVAVASESLFSSSFGLPLREARDAFERAYFEYHLIRESGSMTRVAEKTGLERTHLYRKLKQLGVDPGKLSKKGG; from the coding sequence ATGGCTAACATCCTAGTCGTTGACGACGAAATGGGAATTCGGGAATTGCTCTCGGAGATTTTAGGTGACGAGGGGCATGTAGTAACCGCCGCGGAAAATGCACAACAGGCTCGCGAATTTCGTCACGGCGGCGTGCCCGATCTGGTGCTGCTCGATATCTGGATGCCGGATACCGACGGCGTCACCCTATTGAAGGAATGGCAGCGCGACGGCTTGCTGACCATGCCTGTCATCATGATGTCCGGCCACGCCACTATCGACACCGCGGTAGAGGCGACCCGCATCGGCGCCCTGAATTTCCTGGAAAAGCCGATTGCCCTGCAAAAGCTGTTGAAAGCAGTCCAGCAAGGCTTGTCGCAAGGTCCCAAGACCGCCCGCGCGCCAACCCTGTATCCGCAGCCGGCCGCGGCTTCCGGCGAATCGAACGATACGGTGGTCACCGCCGGCGTCTTTAACAATCCGGCATCGTCGGAAGCGGCCCATATCACGACGATGCCATCGGTGGCGGTCGCCTCCGAGAGCCTGTTCTCATCCTCGTTCGGCCTGCCCCTGCGCGAGGCGCGCGACGCTTTCGAACGCGCCTACTTTGAATATCACCTGATCCGCGAAAGCGGCAGCATGACCCGGGTGGCCGAAAAAACCGGACTGGAACGCACCCACCTGTACCGCAAATTGAAACAGCTCGGGGTTGACCCAGGGAAGTTGTCCAAAAAAGGCGGATGA
- a CDS encoding LysE family translocator, with the protein MISFGITDFGLFLMAVLLLNATPGPDTAYIVGRSVAQGRRAGLLSALGITAGCCIHATLSAFGLTALLATSATAFMAVKLAGGAYLVYLGIRMLLSKKAAASEQQPQLDLRSHKTIFVQALITNVLNPKVILFFLSFFPQFVRHDSPHKIAAFLLLGAVFSVVTLCWNSGTAMLAGTLTRHASNNPQIKHWLERTVGAAFIALGIKLALTKN; encoded by the coding sequence ATGATTTCCTTCGGCATTACCGATTTTGGCCTGTTCCTGATGGCTGTCCTGCTGCTCAACGCCACTCCCGGCCCGGATACCGCCTATATTGTCGGCCGCAGCGTGGCGCAGGGCCGGCGCGCCGGCCTGCTGTCCGCGCTTGGCATCACGGCCGGCTGCTGCATCCATGCAACCTTGTCGGCCTTCGGCCTGACGGCGCTGCTGGCAACCTCGGCCACCGCCTTCATGGCGGTCAAGCTGGCGGGCGGCGCCTACCTGGTCTATCTCGGGATCAGGATGCTGCTCAGCAAGAAAGCTGCCGCCAGCGAACAGCAGCCGCAGCTGGACCTGCGCTCGCACAAGACGATTTTTGTCCAGGCCCTGATCACCAACGTGCTCAACCCCAAGGTGATCTTGTTTTTCCTGTCCTTTTTCCCGCAGTTCGTGCGCCATGATTCGCCGCACAAGATCGCTGCCTTCTTGCTGCTCGGCGCAGTATTTTCGGTCGTCACGCTGTGCTGGAACAGCGGCACCGCCATGCTGGCCGGCACCCTGACACGGCACGCCAGCAACAATCCGCAGATCAAGCATTGGCTGGAACGCACGGTAGGCGCCGCTTTCATTGCCCTGGGCATCAAGCTGGCGTTAACTAAAAACTGA